In one window of Cydia pomonella isolate Wapato2018A chromosome 16, ilCydPomo1, whole genome shotgun sequence DNA:
- the LOC133526685 gene encoding uncharacterized protein LOC133526685, whose protein sequence is MSPKCPVPPLQEITLSLVARQLIHALSRVTADEDVAMLFAMVSSYYEQMGATSDIFQDLMNLILSSEYLDPSIRYYTMKLLLRENVKTLATGMFPCPYYRKVIELIVEQGHHLTTLNLKGVWVKEDHLTLMYNLIKNLTNLTVLHIPYIANDEVLKFIGEHNKQLKLLDVSGETDITEIGIDAMLSGNPELTRSLTVVNIGIYGEENIDHTDVALLIRRLPNLTNLGSYSFVGKSLYYIYNNDCPPDFKTKLQYIHDAQTNMRTMKAIVALCPSLETIYLEEPDSGVLALIKEFKDINKIKLNKFQCHELHQLLDKIGYKIVTLMLSGSLGSFNFTRIAETCRNLESLEFYQIQTATHEEEVPFTKLEHIEIVQGNLSSSCLKYLMCGSPKLKKIIIADEIKLDDNDMSRMLRRYKFENLEGIWFPNAPRLTRDTVELLMECCPKLQSLGQLSGWRFTPDDMMLMRAIIASTNIDLVLSPLGIFQQGN, encoded by the exons ATGTCCCCAAAGTGCCCAGTTCCTCCTCTTCAAGAAATTACACTATCTTTAGTAGCCAGGCAGCTCATCCACGCCCTCTCCAGAGTCACCGCTGACGAAGATGTTGCTATGCTCTTCGCGATGGTCTCGTCGTATTACGAGCAAATGGGGGCTACTAGTGACATATTTCAAGATCTCATGAACTTAATACTAAGCTCTGAATACCTCGACCCCTCTATAAGATACTACACAATGAAGTTACTGCTTAGAGAGAATGTGAAAACTCTTGCTACGGGAATGTTCCCCTGCCCTTACTACAGGAAAGTCATTGAGCTGATTGTTGAACAGGGGCATCATTTGACTACTCTCAATCTTAAAGGAGTATGGGTTAAAGAAGACCATCTGACGCTCATGTATAATCTAATCAAGAATCTTACAAACCTGACAGTTCTCCATATTCCTTACATCGCTAACGATGAAGTGCTCAAATTCATCGGCGAACATAATAAACAGCTGAAACTCTTAGACGTGTCTGGAGAGACGGATATCACAGAAATTGGTATAGACGCCATGTTGTCTGGAAATCCGGAGCTGACTCGAAGTTTAACTGTGGTCAACATAGGAATTTACGGCGAAGAAAACATCGACCACACAGACGTGGCGTTGTTGATACGACGGTTACCTAACCTTACAAACCTAGGCAGTTACTCATTCGTCGGGAAATCTCTTTACTACATCTACAACAATGATTGTCCGCCTGATTTCAAAACAAAGTTACAGTACATCCACGACGCTCAGACAAACATGAGGACCATGAAAGCGATAGTAGCTTTATGTCCAAGTCTCGAAACTATTTATCTAGAAGAGCCCGATTCAGGCGTGCTTGCGTTGATCAAAGAGTTTAAAGACATTAACAAAATTAAGCTTAACAAATTCCAGTGCCATGAGCTGCATCAGCTACTCGACAAAATCGGATATAAGATTGTTACACTAATGTTGTCTGGATCGTTGGGATCATTCAACTTTACTAGGATAGCAGAAACGTGCAGAAACTTGGAGAGTTTGGAGTTCTATCAAATACAGACCGCGACGCACGAAGAAGAAGTTCCATTTACAAAACTAGAGCATATAGAAATAGTTCAAGGAAACTTATCGTCTTCGTGTCTCAAATATTTAATGTGTGGGAGCCCGAAACTGAAGAAAATCATAATAGCAGACGAAATTAAGTTGGATGACAACGATATGTCGAG aaTGCTCCGCCGCTACAAATTTGAGAACCTCGAAGGCATTTGGTTCCCGAACGCACCTCGGCTAACACGTGACACCGTGGAACTACTCATGGAGTGCTGTCCCAAACTGCAGAGCTTGGGACAGCTGAGCGGCTGGCGGTTCACTCCTGATGACATGATGCTTATGAGAGCTATAATAGCAAGTACTAATATTGATCTAGTGCTGTCGCCGCTCGGTATTTTCCAGCAAGGTAACTAG